From the genome of Symphalangus syndactylus isolate Jambi chromosome 5, NHGRI_mSymSyn1-v2.1_pri, whole genome shotgun sequence, one region includes:
- the LOC129481693 gene encoding ATP synthase subunit f, mitochondrial-like — protein MASVIPVKDKKLLEVKWVELPSWILTRDFSPSGIFGAFRRSYYRYYNKYINVKKRSISGVTMVLACYVLFSYCLPYKQLKHERLCKYYLRGHARRPPTPRPSWPEPLREEHNLDRC, from the coding sequence ATGGCGTCAGTCATACCAGTGAAGGACAAGAAACTTCTGGAAGTCAAATGGGTGGAGCTGCCAAGCTGGATCTTGACGCGGGACTTCAGCCCTAGTGGCATTTTTGGAGCGTTTCGAAGAAGTTACTACCGGTACTACAACAAGTACATCAATGTGAAGAAGCGGAGCATCTCGGGGGTTACCATGGTGCTGGCATGCTACGTGCTCTTCAGCTACTGCCTTCCCTACAAGCAGCTCAAGCACGAGCGGCTCTGCAAATACTACCTAAGAGGACACGCTCGgcgcccccccaccccacgaccTTCTTGGCCTGAGCCCCTCCGTGAGGAACACAATCTCGATCGTTGCTGA